From Coffea arabica cultivar ET-39 chromosome 9c, Coffea Arabica ET-39 HiFi, whole genome shotgun sequence, one genomic window encodes:
- the LOC113707651 gene encoding sodium/hydrogen exchanger 6 codes for MDELQISPVDSRESPGKEQQAAGVGILLQIMMLVLSFVLGHVLRRHRFYYLPEASASLLIGLIVGGLANVSDTETSIRAWFNFHEEFFFLFLLPPIIFQSGFSLQPKPFFSNFGAIVTFAIGGTFIASVVTGILVYLGGLMYLTYKLPFVECLMFGALISATDPVTVLSIFQELGTDTNLYALVFGESVLNDAMAISLYRTMSLVRSHSSSEQNFFMIIVRFLETFVGSMSSGVGVGFTSALLFKYAGLDIDNLQNLECCLFVLFPYFSYMLAEGLGLSGIVSILFTGIVMKHYTFSNLSDNSQRFVSAFFDLISSLAETFVFIYMGFDIAMEQHSWSHVGFIFFSILFIVIARAANVFGCAYLINLVRPTNRKIPLKHQKALWYSGLRGAMAFALALQSVHDLPEGHGQTIFTATTAIVVLTVLLIGGSTGTMLEALEVVGDGHDGSLGESFEGNNGYIAPPYDGESSSGNRLKMKLKEFHKSTASFTALDRNYLTPFFTSQSGDEDDEDEPMISSRRGDYRGHD; via the exons ATGGACGAGCTGCAGATATCTCCGGTAGATTCTCGGGAGAGTCCAGGGAAGGAGCAGCAGGCGGCTGGAGTTGGAATTCTCCTTCAGATCATGATGCTCGTGCTCTCTTTCGTCCTCGGCCATGTCCTTCGGCGTCACCGCTTCTATTACCTACCCGAGGCTAGCGCCTCCCTTTTGATTG GTCTGATTGTTGGTGGACTGGCTAACGTTTCCGATACAGAAACTAGCATCAG GGCTTGGTTTAACTTCCATGAGGAGTTTTTCTTCCTGTTTTTATTACCTCCAATAATCTT TCAATCAGGATTCAGTCTTCAGCCG AAACCattcttttcaaattttggagcCATTGTCACCTTTGCAATTGGAGGGACCTTCATTGCTTCTGTTGTAACAGGGATTCTGGT CTACCTTGGTGGTTTAATGTATCTTACATACAAACTACCTTTTGTCGAATGCTTGATGTTTGGTGCTCTTATATCAGCAACAGATCCTGTGACTGTTCTATCTATATTTCAG GAGCTTGGCACGGACACGAATCTGTATGCGTTGGTCTTTGGGGAGTCTGTGTTGAATGATGCA ATGGCAATCTCCTTGTACAG GACAATGTCATTAGTGAGAAGCCATAGTTCTTCAGAACAGAACTTCTTCATGATCATTGTTAGATTTCTTGAGACCTTTGTTGGCTCAATGTCATCAG GTGTTGGCGTTGGATTTACCTCGGCTCT CCTTTTTAAATATGCTGGTCTTGACATTGACAA TCTTCAGAACTTGGAGTGCTGTCTATTTGTCCTCTTTCCATATTTCTC GTACATGCTAGCAGAAGGACTTGGTCTCTCTGGTATTGTTTCGATATTGTTCACTGGAATT gTTATGAAGCACTACACATTCTCAAATCTGTCAGACAATTCGCAGCGGTTTGTGTCTGCTTTTTTTGACCTGATATCATCATTGGCTGAGACATTTGT ATTTATATACATGGGATTTGATATTGCCATGGAGCAACATAGCTGGTCCCACGTTGgattcatctttttctcaatT TTATTCATTGTAATTGCAAG AGCTGCAAATGTTTTTGGCTGTGCGTATTTGATAAACTTGGTTAGACCAACGAACCGCAAAATACCTTTGAAACATCAAAAGGCACTTTGGTACAGTG GACTTCGAGGGGCTATGGCTTTTGCACTTGCATTGCAATCAGTTCATGATCTTCCTGAGGGACATGGTCAGACAATATTCACTGCAACAACTGCAATTGTTGTTTTGACG GTCTTGTTGATTGGAGGATCAACAGGTACAATGCTGGAAGCTCTAGAGGTTGTGGGCGATGGACATGATGGATCTTTAGGGGAA AGCTTTGAGGGCAACAATGGCTATATAGCTCCTCCTTATGATGGGGAATCATCCTCAGGAAACAGGCTCAAAATGAAGCTTAAAGAATTTCACAAAAG CACGGCATCATTTACAGCATTAGATAGGAACTACCTCACTCCCTTTTTTACTTCTCAAAGTGGCGATGAAGATGATGAGG ATGAGCCTATGATTAGTTCTAGGAGAGGAGATTATCGCGGCCATGACTGA